Part of the Solea senegalensis isolate Sse05_10M unplaced genomic scaffold, IFAPA_SoseM_1 scf7180000014081, whole genome shotgun sequence genome is shown below.
ttctctctcttgctttctctctttctctctctctctctctctctctctctctctctctctctgttacacAACCAGCATCCACCTCAAATCAAGAGCCTGTGCTAAAGGCTGGGAGAGTCCCACATTTGCCAAGCAGGCTAAAGTGGACTTAACAGGGTGGAAGTGTGTCTCATGTGGAGATATGCTTTGCTTGCACTGACAGGAAATCTTCCTGCCTTTTCAAAATTACAGTGATGGGCTACTCTATTGTCCCCACAGCTCCTCTTTGATGCGAGATCTGTGCTTGAACGGCACGATATACAAGTCCTCATTATCTAATCTCATGAAGACTCGAGCTGGCCTACATGCTTATGTAATTCCTGGGAAAGAGTAACAGgtgtacttttattttcttgcctTCACACCTGCTGTCGACAGTTTTTGTCCACGATCAGAATTTGTGCGTTGTGAATTATTGGCTTTCAACATATTTTCCtcatttatattgtgttttcattctgaGCTCCGTTCTCTAGCTCTACAGCATTCTAATTCAATCTCTTTAATCTCCAGAGGATCGCAAAACTATTCGCATTATATGTGCAAATGCAATTTACTGTATAATTCTCACTGTGGTCTCTTGTTTATCTACAGCCAGTTTTAGCTAAAGGcaaaaaaagatagaaagaaTATGTATTAGAAAGGAATTGAAGAATAGGAAAGAGAAAGCCAAGGTTGCGTTACACTTATCCGCTGCCAAGTGTCAGCTCCTTTAGTCCTGTCCCGGGGGCATGTGTGACCCAAGACGCATCAGTTCAGAAGACGAGTTTTCTGCCTCTGATTTTATCTCCCGTGGTTTCCTTTCGTTCTCGTTTAATCTCAGAGTTTAACTGTGAAAATGGTCAAACACACAAGAGACACGAgcatctaataataataaatgataataaaatttaaaacaaatcatgttGGAATGTAattcatgattttaaaaaaaatcgtTTAATTCCCCCAGAATTCAAGTAACAGTTGCCAATTTACCTCAAAGTATTGGACGCTGTGTTTCGTTTGTGGTGTCTTGTTTTGAAAGTCTCTGTTCGTTTTGGCTCCGCTTCTTATTCAAGTTTTTTGCAGCTCTAGATCAGAGAACACTGTGTAGAGTagtagagtaaaaaaaaccaaaacacttgtctttattttattataggCAGGGACAGACAAATGTAGTAGTTAACTTAAAAGAAGAGATCAAATGAGATGCATGTCATGGGCACTgctttgattttttgttttatttatttttttctttagaaaTATGACTCATTGTCTCGAGAATGTCCCCATACTTTGTTTATCAAGTGAAAGTTGGGTTTCTCCAGGACTTGTGGTGGTGCGGTGACAGGGGCACTGAACTGACTCCCTGAGCAGCTGTGCATTAGACATGCTAAAAGGCAATTTCTCGCCCACATAATTGGCTCCACAGAGAcctgttttcctttcaccatATGATCACAACAGCTACACATTCAGGTCTAAATCAAGAAGCTGCATTAAAGCTCATACACGTAACGCCAAACTTAGTCACACCAAGCTGAGCACTTTGATAttgaattttgttttatttgcttcatcgttgttatttttgaatgattaatgaatgaaacCCCCCTGGATTGGAGTCGTTGTGTCAAGACAGACTTTGTGCTCCTTTTTTTCAGGGGGACGGTTCAAGAAGGAAATAGTCGTGGATGGACAGAGCTACCTTCTCCTGATCAGAGATGAAGGCGGGCCTCCGGAATTACAGGTAACACTGTTAATCCCTTTAAACTGTCTCTCCGTTGTTTACCACAGTTGCGAGATGAGTCATAGCAGAGGCCGTTGGTGCAAACTCCCATGCAGATGGGGACTTGTTAAGAGACAGACCATTATTTCACTGCAGGACGGTCTGAGGCAGTGTGACCACACTCAGTGGCTGCTCCACCAAAAGCACTTAAAAGGGCAGCAACAGATCAATGAGCGTGCCGAGccaaaatcattttctgtgGTCAAAGGGACAACGCGGCACATAATTGTCCTATTAGTATGTGAAAAATGGAGAGTCACAGAGCCACCGTTTCATCCAGAGTGGGCCACTGTTGATAATGTGATAAGACACCgttccatgttttctttcaaaggGGATAAATTAAGGAAGAGATTGCTGCCTTGTTTAAAGAAGTTATGGCCATCTCTTTCTTTAAGTTATTCTTTTATCATGATTTCACAGGGTTAGTTGGGTTTTCCCACCTACTTACGAAACTTCCAGGGCGTCATTATGTTTCCTGATCACTCTGAAACGAGAACACAAACagtgttttgattatttttaagtggatataaaaatatatagtgATGTAAATGCAGCCATTTAATACAAGTAATGGAGTATAATAATGTGATATAAGTGACATTATGTGGAGTGGAGGCAGAAATAAGCATGAAATGGTAATACTGTAATACATTAGAAGTGTCTCAGTATTGCAATTAAAGCTGCtaaatttagtttttataaaaacacttAGTTGTGGGCAGTGTGAACATTTGAGCGCCCACGCAGAAGTGCCACTGAACTTCACGCTTCCACTCAGCGTGTCaggattattttatctttctatcgtttttttaaatgtttttattttatgaattggTCATTTTTTGATTCAGTGTCTTTGAACATGAACCCGTGTTGTGTGCAGATGaaggatgaagaaaaacacttgcTGGGAACACAGAACACTTCGctgccaaacaaacacatttagtatctctctgattaaaaaaaaaacgtcacatAAACGGGTGGGATCCTAAATAAATACTGTTcatctgctgtgctgtgtggaAACGAGCaactattttaaaatgatacagCGCCGAGGTGATAAAACTGTATATCCCTGGTGTGTAAATACAGTCTATAACTGACTCTTATTGCTAAGtcatcacaaaataatataatgcaGGTTTAAAAACAGTTGATGTTATTTCCCACCAGTGTAAAACAATTGTCATGAGTGTCTTCCATTATTTAACTCTTATTATATTAGCAAAGAATAATGACTGTTAAAAtatattgaatgtttttctaGTAATGTAAGATTATTAAATACAGtggctttttgttgttgttgttgttgctacaCCTGCAGGAAACAGACAGTAAAAAGAATAGTATAAAAGTATGAAGCAGCCAGTGCTCGGCGGTGACGCGTAGACCCGCTATTGGCTTCATTCACAAGATTCAGTGTCTCATGTCACATGTGATCCCGGTGTTTTTAATGAGCACCCACAGATACCTGGCTTGGCAAAGGTCACCGTCAGAATTACGCTCGCCTTCACTTGCTCAGTGAGATCAGGGAATAGAAATGAGTTCAGCTCAGTTGTCGGCTGCCTGTATAATTAGTGGCATAATTAAAGGCCTCCATTATGTTCCCACTCACTGGAGGCTGAGCAGAGTTGTGGCTCGCAAGCCTGATTCCCCCCCATTCATTCCCTATGGGGATCTGAGGGTGAGATGTGAAGGCTGAATGAAATAGTGGGGGAATACAAGGGAATAGTTATCACTTGATTGTCACCGTTAGTGCCACTCTGGGTTCTGCTTAGTCTCTGCCTTACAATGGTAGGTGATTAGGATTGATTTCCTCCGCCCATGGGAAGCCTCTCCCCGCCGTTGGATCGTAAAGTATACTACGCAGAGTTGATGAATGTATATGACGCAGCAAATACAAGGACTCTAACATTATGATAGCAGTgggaaatacagaaaaaacCGCCAGGATGCAGCAGCGTGTAATCATTCACTGTCACCTCACCCGGCTTTAAACAGTGTGTCGTGAGTGTTGCTACACTGCCCCCTTCTGTCCTCTCATGTGAACTTCAACTCAAGCGATGGCACATGAGTCTCACCTCGGCTTTATTTATATCCAGCCTCTCAGGAACACATTCAGCCCACAGTGTTTCAAATAGCAGGATGAAGCACAAGAAACACGAAATACCACAAAATATAGGCTTCATTCAGTGCTGTGCGAAAGTCGTGGCCGTACAGTgtcattatttctcaatcatGTTAGGAAATATGCGCATGGagctttaaaataatacatttgtcaGGAAAAGTGTCCATTATTTGACCTACGCGTACGTTTGAACAATTGCACGACTCATAAATCATcataaacctgtgtttgtctgactatttcatgttgacaaaggtctattacaccagtttattcaagacatgcttgagcattattTACACATGACGAGTTAAACTCCAAACGCCAACAATCCGAATTTGACAGACCTAAGCTGGCGGTGCCCAAAGGCTTTCCCACTtaaatttattcattaaaaaatgattaaaactccACGGGACACATATGGATTTACACATGTTCCCATTTTCCTGTGTCTTCACGTTTTGAAGTTTCACATGATTTCATCAGCCTCTCACAGAGACACGCGGCCCATTTTTTGCGTGGAGAGGTGGCAGAAACGCCAAACTggggaaacgtgtgtgtgtgtgtgtgagtgtgtgtgcgtgcgaacGTCGCCGTGTTCTAACGAGgcaggtttttatttcacagtgcGTCAACAATCCTCCTCTGCTTTGTCTTCAGTTTGCTGCCTGGGTGGATGCAGTGGTTTTTGTCTTTAGCCTGGAGGATGAGATCAGCTTCCAGACGGTCTACAATTACTTTCTGCGCCTCTCCAGCTACAGGAACACAGCTGAGGTCCCCATGGTCCTCGTTGGAACACAAGGTGTTTGCCCTTCATCtgatatatttagtttttatgaaAACGTGGAATAATACATTCTTCCAGGACGTGTTTTCTTGCAAATAAACTCTGACATTTAATAATAAGCTGTCTAATGTGAAACCATCATGACCTTGTTGTGAAGTAGAACTCTGTAATTTGTACTCCGTGAATACTGAATAGTGACATACTCAACCTGGAGGCTGACAACTTAATCCACAACTTAGAATAACCCTGAAAAATGATGCATTACAATCTGATTACAGCTGTTTTTGTATAATTCCCCCCCTGCTCTCTTAGATGCAATCAGCGCTGCCAACCCCAGAGTGATCGACGACTCACGGGCCAGAAAGTTGTCAAACGACCTGAAGCGCTGCACGTACTATGAGACCTGCTCCACCTACGGCCTGAACGTGGAGAGAGTCTTCCAGGATGGTGAGGCAGACGTTTATTGAGATGGGGAAACAGAAAATCCCGACGATGGCATAGTTCAGTGTAAAGTGAACTTTGCTTATCTATCCTCAGATTGTACTATGTGAAGTTAGCAGTCTTGCACCATGTTTAAACAATGAGGCTGCGTTTACACTGATGCCCAGTTCTCATATGTTGCTtatatctgatttttttttttgcttacaTTGTCTTTTAAAAGTGACCCATATCTCAAATCTGCATCATTTCCACTGGTTAACTCTTGTGGAGACTGAATTTTTGAAAGGCTTAAAAGGCGAGAGTCATATGATTGTGGATTCATATCAGATTTAGTCTTCAGGGCTTCCTCAAGATCAGAAACACTGTGTGACACTGGCGCTCATTTATAATTTAGTCACTCCCACTTGACACATGGCCTGGCAATCACAGCCTCCACCTGTTGGGGGGGGGGCAAGAGAACACAATCAAGGGTAAATTGACAGTTTagaatacatttaaacagaatatacCAATATAAAAATGGTTGAACACCTTACTGTTTAAACTTGATTGTTTCTAGGTTTTTAACAAACGTGGCCAAACCAACCACCAGCTGTATTTATCGACTAAAATGATTGATCTAAATGATTTTACAGTACACACAATGTCTTCCTATTTAAAGAAAGGAAGTGACTGTAAGTGAATGTTAAAGGGTGATAGAATAATCAGGTGTGACCTCTGAGGATTAGGTTATTAGATCACTACCACCGTCTTGAAACACCATTGTTGTTGTGTCATTCCGTTTACCATGCAATtgatttatctttatttaaatgccGGGCTAATTGGACAAGCACTTCATGCCGTTTATGAAATTTGCTCATAAATGCTCGGCTCAAATTGAGCAGTGTACATATGCGGTAATTCTCTCTGTTCTGCGAGGCTCAGCAGTTGTGATTGGCAGTGAACAGCAGCGGAACATTAACAGACTCACTTCAATTAATGACGCAGGGctcatattttaaattaaatttaatataATTGGCAAACGGCCCCAAGTAATTATGGATGCGGAAATCACGACGTAAGATTTCATATAAATGTGGAGCTGTAAGCTAGAGACCACTTTGTGTAAAGTTGCCTTTAATTAgtgaaatatgattttaatgtctctctgaaaaatctgaaaatgaagaTTTCCCTGAATCCATGACCAAAGCGATTTgaatttcatttgaaaacttgACTGCTTTTAACTTTGGCACATTATCCCTGAGGCTGCAACTCCTTTGAACGCCTGTCAACCTCTCACAAAACATCTGAATATGCAACGCAATGTTCGCTTTGCATGTCATTGACTGTTGATGCACAGGCGGGCATGTTGTCTTCCCGCCCTGTCTTAATTGCTTCCTGAAGCCCAATTTGAAATAATTAGAAGAGATGGAGTGCTGGCTGACTGGAGGAGTTGCTCTGCATCATGTGCTTCCTTTTCTGTATTTTTGCCGCGCGATGGTCCCAGCTGTCAGCGCAACTTCAAATCATCTCTCTTTTCCTGCTAATTCACGTCACGCACCCACGAACATCACACCCAAACCTCCCCTCCCAGTCCCTCGCTCGAGTGTGCCGTGAATTAAATGAGTTGCACCAACTGCACGGCAAATCAGGTTGTTCGGATGGTAACAATAGTCTCATTTGGTTAACATCACACTGCAGAGGGGGGGAAATTGCAGCTACCATTTTGTGTGATTACTTCTCTTGGAAATAGAGGTACCTTTTTGCGTATGAGCCATTTAGCATTATGTTGCTTACTACCTGACTGGAAAACAAACGGCCCGAGGGGGTGAGACAATGTGTTCATGTGGCTCTATGTCTGACTGGAATTAGCTTCGCTTACTTTGGGGAAACAGAAAAtagtttttctctgtttgtgttgtagaACACTCGAGACATGACCAGCATCTCTAAACACTGTTTATACCAGTGCAGACATAGTGTCCCTGTATTGACCTTTTTGTCAATACAGGGACACTAAGGGATTTGTGCCATTGCTTTGTTTACAATATACAAAGTagattaaattatattttgatgTCTCTCCTTAAAATTTAGAAGATGTCTCCAAAGACAAAGGTACTGatattttcttctctcctctcataAGGGGGGGCGGGAACTTTAAATATAACAATGGTCcatcacattcaaaccattgtcaaatgagtttactGCCTAAGTCTATTAGCTGCTCATGACTCCCTGTGTGTTTCTTAGTATAACCGTGTTTAGATTTCGTGTTGCCTAACGACATTCCCGAGCTGCACGTACAAAGtgattgtttttccttttttcttgtcAAGATAGAGGCAATAACAACACTGCGCCAATAAAGTGAGATGCCTGCAAACAGGTCAAAAAAACCAAAGGTCATTCAGCAGTCGGACAGTAGAAATGCCTCTTGTCCCCGTCTGCCccttgcactgctgctgtatacacacaaacgctccctcggtcCAGTCTGGTCTGACGGGCTTACATGTCAGAgtcagttttcagatgaaggacgtgGCGTACAGATGACGTTACATCGCTTCTATTTCTAAGAGCAAACCGTAGCGGAATAATAAAAACGGCggcaacaaaaaacactgaaaatccaGCTTTAACTGCACCTTGCTGTCACATAGTACTGGGTTATAACATCTATAGTGCATGGTCTCTATACAGCCCTTgtgatttaaaaaggaaaaaaaatttttttatgaacctaagttatgtttttttacatttggaaacagtttgttttttttggcaaatcAAGCGAAGTGATAAATGTCCATTatcacaaaacataaaataacaggAACAGTTAAGCTGCTGCTTGACAGTGATTCTACAACACAGGCATTATCCATTCAGAAAACATCgccctttttttcctcaaatcaTTCAGCCACAAGCCCTGAAATGTAGTCTGTTGCTTTGGGAAGGGAGAGTTCTTACCATTTCTCCACAGAAACAGTAAAAGTGCCTCATCTTTTATGTTCTCGTCActtggaaaaaaaccaaaaaccaaaaagaaaaacacacattaacatcaTATTAATTGCCACTCTCTCCTCCAGTTGCCCAGAAGGTCGTGGCCAtgaggaaaaagcagcagctgtctATTGGACCATGCAAATCTCTCCCTAACTCACCCAGCCATTCATCCGTCCCTGCTGCGTCTATTCCTTCTGTTCACATTAACCaggtaataaaaacattttcatacacaGCAGCACTCTGTTTTACTGACTGATCATGAAGGTATCAATCCACAGTACATTACCATAGAGTGTTATGTTAGGTCACATTCATATTGCCATATCTGTCCGAAATTAACttgcttgtttgttgttttttactctcCACTTCTTATTTCCTCCATATCTCCATATTTTCCCCCCTCGCTTCCATTCTCCcttcttcctgtttctgtttggtcCTCTTAATCTCTCCAACTCCCCAGGCGGCCAACGGTGGGGGTGCATTCAGCGACTACTCCTCCTCCGTTCCCTCCACCCCCAGCATAAGTCAGCGGGAGATGCGCATTGAGACCATAGCTGCCTCCAACACACCCACGCCCATCCGCAAGCAGTCAAAGCGCCGTTCCAACATTTTCACAGTAAGTATGCGACAGCTGATGCAAAGCAACACCCACTCACACTACTAGGAGGCTCATTGCCAAGCACACTTTGTCCACCAGAGGGAGACAGCAGGTAGCTCAAAATGCATCAAAGCCACCTCTCCTGCCTCCGATAGCAGGTAATGAAAGCGTCTTGTTCACACAGCACTATGggcaaaggagaaaaagaaactaatTATAGTAGTTCCCCAAAAAGAAAtatcaaagaaaacactgtggaaaaaaaaccatcaaCTCTTTTtacttcacttcttttttttttctaattggaCGTAGTGAGTGCACATGGATTAAGTTTTTCATCTCGCCCGAATCAACCTGGGCCCTCTGCGTCTTAATGTCTCAGTTCCCTCCCAACGctgctcatttttctttcttttttcttttctgtgcagTGATGTCTTTCCCATTTGGGGAGCGATGGCAGCAACAAACTGCAAACATTTGCTCTTCTTGCCTTAGATAAACTTAAAGTCCAGTCTCTGGCCTGTTTACACTGTTTATAAGGCACGTGAGCCACTTTTAGGTGCGCAGCTTGAACGTAGAAAAAACTCCCAACGGCCCACTAAACTGACACTGAATTGAAATAAGTCCCCCAATCCTGAAATCGGCCACCGAGATTCACTACCACACCAGTAACCCGACCCCCCTGTCTGAATGCTctacccccacccccccacgtCCTGTTGTATTTTCCCTTTGCTCTAACCAAAAACACGTGTGTGCACTAACCACTCAAATTTCCTTAGCTGTCCTAAGCTTGTCTTTTTACTTGTAGCCTCTGCCCTCTTCCTCTGCCCAGTCTGCatccttcttttcctcctttctcttcACTCCTACACCAGCCTCCTGACTCTCCTAATCTCACATAGCCAGACCTCAGTCTCTCCATGCTCTCTGAGGTTGTTGGAAATCCGACTGTGAATATGATCGAACCAATTAAGTAATTCTAtgaaaacactaaacaaaaaaaaaaaaaagatttaatgcATTTCTCAACCCACAACTCAACTCCGGTGTGCCAAAATGTATTTCTCAGTTTTTTTGAACTTTCACGAGACAGAGTTCAAGCTACATGAGATTCCCTCTTTCCTAGCTCCTCACTGATACTCCTCACATCCCTTCCCTTCCTCAAAAATGTCCCTTCTCCTTCACATGTCTTTTTCCTCCTCGCCTATTTCCTGTTGCAATCCGACCCCATCCTCTACCTCCTTCTGCCCTCTCCTCTTTCCCATCTCCTTCTGACTAACTCCCTCTGTAACCTCTCTATCCATTCCTTCCCATCCTCTGTGTCTCTTACCGCCTTCACCCTGTTACCCCAGCTGCTGTGGGAGCTGCAGACTTTGTGGCCTCTGAGCAGTACCGGCTGTGTGCTAGTTCCCCTTGTTGTCTCCCTTCCCCCCCGCTAGGTAGTGACTAACCATGTCCACCAGAGAAATGAGCCTCTCCCCGTCCGCATCATGGAGATGCCGAAGCACGCCACCTACCCAGTGTGGGTGCCGGAATGGCAAGCCGAACGGGAGTTTCAGCTCATGACCTTCTGAGGAGCGACGAGCCCTgggt
Proteins encoded:
- the LOC122760845 gene encoding arf-GAP with GTPase, ANK repeat and PH domain-containing protein 3-like, whose translation is MTLPGMEDELLHRALTALGVEAVVHRRKEDGEKNHIGQSADGMNDEDAVQSAASCGFNHLHHNHILLHLALQGIVGNLSSGKSALVHRYLTGTYVQEESPEGGRFKKEIVVDGQSYLLLIRDEGGPPELQFAAWVDAVVFVFSLEDEISFQTVYNYFLRLSSYRNTAEVPMVLVGTQDAISAANPRVIDDSRARKLSNDLKRCTYYETCSTYGLNVERVFQDVAQKVVAMRKKQQLSIGPCKSLPNSPSHSSVPAASIPSVHINQAANGGGAFSDYSSSVPSTPSISQREMRIETIAASNTPTPIRKQSKRRSNIFTVVTNHVHQRNEPLPVRIMEMPKHATYPVWVPEWQAEREFQLMTF